From Camelina sativa cultivar DH55 chromosome 5, Cs, whole genome shotgun sequence:
GGAGGACAGCATGTTCTATATATGCCAGGTTGAAATTAAAAATGCGTTAAAGGATTTAAAATGGGGAATTGCATTGTAtgactaacaaaaaaattataattcaagaACTAACTACTCTAACCATTCAAAACTAATATACCCtgtataaactataatatatccTATTTTAACCTTTGTCTCTAGGTCACCACCATCCCTTTTACTTCCTTGCCACCACCTCTTTATCACCATCACTAGGCCTAACCCTTACCACTTGGGTTCCCAATGTAATCTTCTAGGGTTTAGTTTTCCTCTAGCCACCACTACCGCCGGCCACCTCCGACCTCCGACCACCGGCGAACTCCGGCGAACTCCGGCGACCTCCGACCACCGGCGACTTCCGACCACCGGCGACCTCCGGCCTCCGGCGAACTCCGGCGACCTCCGGCGACCTCCGACCTCAGACCTCCGGCCACCTCCGACCTCCGGCGACATCCGGCGACATTTTCCGGTGATATTTTCCGGCGACATTTTCCAGTGAACTCCGGCGACATCCGGTGACCTCTGGCCACCGGCCACCTCCTCCGGCCACCGGACACCTTCTCCGGCCATCGGCCTCCAGCCACCACCTCTTGATCAGCTTCCACTGCCCTCCACTACCACAAACACTAAATTGGTAATTTTACTCTATCCTAAtcttgtttttctaattttttaaattatactgCTATATTCttctatactttttttattttggtcactCACCTAATTCACCCATTTAAAATGGGGAAAAATGGGAAGCAGAACAACATGGATATATATCTATAGCTAAGATAAAACTCACGCCAAATGATaccattattataaaaaaaaaaatttattgtatTTCTAGTTCTCTTtcctcattttttatttaataaaaatttgtttatttgagCTACCCatattgtataataattattagaGCTATCATTAATGAAATATTGTCATACCATCAAtgaaaattgtttgtttttttatagataaCAGCTAGATTATGACTTGCGGTATACTGCAGGGCAAATTTTTAcgtaattttttgttaatgtattatattaatattaatttttttaatgtactcttttgttaattttagtgtaTAATCTGCAGTACATTGcacatcaatttttgtttaatacaatcttatttaaatcaatttgatttgatatattttatataagtgttgttaaaatagtaaaataaggatttacTCCGTATTGAAGTACGTACcgtattaatgatattttattttttagtattatcaatttaATCCTCtcatgtcatataacccgtcatataatataactcgtttgtgttattttgaaaatttaagatgtttaaatattcataattttactttttattaagttaaaatatatcagttataaattataagctTCTTAAAAttactacatttaaattttaaaatttactacatttaaaatttaaaataaaaaagagatgataggagaataaattttttaaatctggaataaatcttctcAATATCTATCTAaattgtttggatatgaatatagcATTTAATGGCATTAAATGAtaaatgtttccaaaaacatatttttgagcaaaaactgctgcaattATACTAGTATGGATAAACATGGATAGCTCAAAGATCAAACAACTTATTTTGTTGACATAACTTATATACCATTAATGAGAAATTGCTTGAGCTatcaattttttgtaaaaaaaaagagtactgGTGAGATCTTTGAGCTATTCATGCGTATTGGTGTATTCATCAGTACTACATATCCTTGCAAAAGACATATATCGACCGTAAAATCTTGAGGCACCGCACAATAACTGGGTGTGGCACATTGATCAGTCGTCACGAATTCTTCCATGACTATCTTATAGTTATGTCAAGCCATCTTactcaattcttcttctttatagtAATACAATGTTGCCACatctctttctgcttcttcttcatgaatACCACACcatataacaaagaaatttgaataattaataGTACTCTTTAAGTCttgatatatcatattttgtCATTTGTTACAATACCTCGAAGCTGGCTATGTCATATGCACACGTACGTTGAAGGAGACTAGTcatgcaaacaaaaaatatataaaaaagcacTCAACGCTTacaaaattttgggttttgacttttgagttaAACCAATGTTCAATTGTTCATGGGCCTTCCCatgtaatcatattttttttttaaagaaacatatacaaatGACCACACCATAATTGGTTCATAAGAAACAACACGAGGAGAGAAATTTAACTAAACGGACTTGTTAGGACATTTAGATGCGCATTTATGATCAGTTGTGTCTTCCAGCAATGTAACTAGCAAGGGCCACCAGAGGAACCGCCTTATTCGGATCAAACCCTATAAGCTGTTCCTCTGCTTCTTTGCTTAATTTCTGCGCAAGTTCCCTCGATTTCTCCAAACCAATCAACCTCGGATATGTAAGTTTGCCAGCAATAACGTCATTTCCGGCGCTCTTACCCAGTTCATCAGTAGATTTTGTTACGTCAAGTATATCATCAACCACCTGAAACAACAGCCCAATACATCTCGCATACTTTCTTAGCTTTTCGATCTCTTCCTCTGTTCCACCTCCCAATATGGCTCCTACAACCACTGCTGCCTCCAACAAAGCGGCTGTTTTGTGAAGGTGGATGAACTCTAGACGCTCCAATCCCACATCGTCTGGATCCAACCCTTCGCTACATAAGTCGATCACTTGCCCAGCCACTAGCCCTTTTGTCCCTATGGCCTTTGCCAGCTCAATAACCGCACGGACCTTCCTCTTAGGGGAAACAACCAACGCACTTGACAAGGCCGTCATGTGCTCAAACGCTAAAGCAAATAGTGCATCACCCGCCAAAACAGCCATGTCTTCTCCAAATACCTAGTTTTAAATCATCCATACGTTAACGTCAATGGATGATTCAACTCTAACGATTTAACAACATACCTTGTGGTTGGTGAGCTTGCCTCGGCGGAGGTCAGCATTGTCCATGCAGGGAAGGTCATCATGAACGAGGGAGCTCGTGTGGATCATCTCGACCGCGCAAGCGGCTGACATGGCAGTAGCCTCATCGCCACCCACAAGCTCGCAGGCTGCAATGCAAAGTAGAGGCCTGACACGTTTTCCACCCGCTAGCAAAGAGTACCGCATCGCCTCTTGGATTGTGAGGGGTTTCGAAAGTGGTACGGAAACGTTGAGAGCGGCACTTACGAATTCAGCCTTACGAATCATATATGACTTAAAGTCAAAGGCAGAGTTGGGATCATTGCCGTTTCCCTCTAGTGGAGTCATGTGTTTGTCGCCTTGTGAGGTGAGAGCAGAAGAGAGGGATAAAACAGTGCGTTTTTGGAGATTGTTTACTGAGGATATGGAGTTGTATCTTCTTACGCTGGATTGGATGAAGAGGAAGGATGAGCTGAGATGAATAGAAGTAGTCATCGCTGATCCAATAGTAATTGTATTGGGCTTTTAAGAGGATGTGGAAGTCTTTTAATAGATagatactctctctctttctaattaataaaaataaaaagttgtttaaaaaagatagattttttttattagttataattataaatgatgatttatgagtttttaaaattagaatctAATGTTATTGCCTtataattgtaacaaattatatatcattaatctatatacttatttaagcaaccctttaaacaaataaccctactccatataaaatattacacaaaatgccactgtattttaatacaaaatataataacagaatcctaatattaatttgttgtaacctgaaaataattatccaaaaaatagtaattattaatttattagatgtgacaacccgtcccgttgaccccattagcccaccgctagcttgcctccataggcccaaagctggtcctgcagggcatcgatcctaacccctcattGGGCAAATGAAattattcatccaaatccacagtaggttattggtgcaccaagcattcctcgaaccctggtccccaccctttaacaatcttcccacaggacaagctgtcaacAATTGAGCTGCAGACCAactggtgacagcttgtcctgtgggaaggttgttaaagggtggggaccagggttcgaggaacgcctggtgcaccaataacctattgtggatttggatgaatagttccatttgcccagtgaggagttaggatcgatgccctgcagggccaactTCGGACCTgtgggggcaagctagcagtgggctagtggggtcaacgggacggcTTGTCACATTAGAttacaaaaaatcattaataaaataatttcgaaattatttaataaaataataataaatttttttcgaaattatgtaataaaataattaaacagattctatttattgtttcagaaatcttaggaataataacaaactatttagaaaattataaaacttaaatttatttataaaactaagattaagtatttacatatctaaaatcatttaataataacaaatatatattaaaattaggatacaacattgtttatatttttaaaatatatctatatacttatttaagctatgttgttaaaaatttaaccagttctgatgtgacatattacgaaaatgctattatattttaattattctaataactaacaaaagaaaagtttagatttgtttacaaaataataaaactctatttattgtttcataaatcttaggaaataataacaaactatttaattggctaaaacttaattgtttatacacaatattcactatataaacaatactaagtgtataatattgataatatacataacctaattgtaatttttacctataaaattaatatacaacatgttataccaataacttcaatttgtaaatttggtatattaagatctctaaacacgatcacatcaatttgtaataccaaatcacgggtcaatacatgttttgttggattttttggctttaccgaatgtataattaacgaatttggtattacaccaaaccaaaatagtagtaccaactacgggtcaaaatcagagtatgactttaagtaaattaaatatataattttataaaatgtatagaattaataaattttctactattattttgtaacaaacaaatccaaatttacataaatatttcctgacgctggtaacattattctacaaaatattaacgtgtatttatgagtcgggtaataAAATGGGTAATGACGGGTAACgagacgctcaaaaattaaattaatatccgatacttgatcattattcatggataatataattattatatccttcactcgaccctaaagctgcgggtaccttTTTCGGGATGGATATAAACCGAAAAATGGGTCCAATACGGGTATCGGTAGTAGTTTCCAGacctacctattagtagtttaatgtgaatcaaaattcaccatatagtactatattatataacatgtaaatgaattatactacataaacataatattaacaaatgacaaaataaaaaaaaatttcccgcgcTACCAATGCGGGTTATTATATAGTATTgatgtatttatatttattgtcaacttttaatctttttttaagtataaatatatttttttaaatatattagggAATATATTGGATTTGGAAACATGATTCGGGTATATGTCTTCACTGCTATCAGAAAAGATATGGTGATAGTTTCTTTTTCAGAAAGCCAGAAACCAATACTTTTATGACATACTAGCAAttgatccgcgctacgcgcggagTTAGATTAAGgtgtattttggattttttgtgtataataatttttggttatgtaaattcatctttatgtttgtttttgtatttgatttgggtgcttatgttgtttgttagatatatttttttaaaaaataggttttgcagtaagtataatttagtgtgctgtttacttttcaaaatttgagatcatcttttgtgtttttttaaatgtttatttaaatACTTATGATGAGAAGTTAATATTGTGTActtaaaattgttgttttgctgtagttgttagttgtgattaatttattattatttgtcattttgtcATTGTTTAGTATTTGGTATGTGCTTCGCGCGGGAGTTTAATTAGGGTGtgatgtgtgtttttttggtggatatttttaatgtgttttgttatttttctctttatatcttGGTTgcaattattttggttttgtttttcttaaaaaatggTGATTTTGACtttctttcttgctttttttttttgcattaagtACAATCTATTGTgtagttttacatttttattttatattagttatgtttattttaaaatttggttttgtttttcagttattTAAATTGCATATTTGTAGATTGTGATGTATAAGTTGATTTCtggatgtaattgtttttttgcattgtttttttttacctgttatttgtttgattgcttttttttgtatttttctatatgTGGTTGtacttccttgttttttttagaGTACGTATTAAATGAAATGTATGAGAAtgtttgtcaattttttttgtgattgtgttacaaagtttgtaagtttgtaatttttaataaggtttttaatttacttaCAATCGggtgtttttatatatatatatatattaatttgtgttACATTGATTGGGCCCAAATATCTGTTTAAGCCTTTAAAAGTAGTGGTGTTCTGGGTCTTATTGATTTGAGGATGTATTTGTTCTTTTGGAAATTAGCCTGTGTCTCGtagttatgttttttcttctttgccgtATATCGGTTGTTGAACAGAATGGTGTGTATCAATAACTCTCGTGTTATGCCGCGCTACGCGCGGATTTGTTTCACGTTTAGTTGCATCAAAACtattgagttataataatgtagttttgtttttatttgttgttgattgttttacatctaattttttgtttccatacattttgggggttttttttttacattttttgggatttttttttgagtttgccCTGTTTGTTTTTTGCAtaattataacttttaaatatacGGAATCTCATGAATATTGCTTAGCGTaaaggtaaaatataatatcatatcgTTATAACATCTTTACCAAGCTTGCTTTACCCATCGAAGTAATTGTAACGTCCCATAAACAACCAATTCATGAATGTACCTATCTTATCCCACTTTTCATGATTATATGGTTAAACTGTTAAACCCAACTTGGAATGATAATCTATTTATTAATGTATGTCATTTATTCTTTTACAAACTCATTTGTTTCACACAATTAATGAGTTATcagagattttaatttagtcATGTGTAGTTGTGTATTATTATCTTTccaagttttattaatttattttcaaacacttttaaGTATAATTCTTTCGTCATTATTGATGATGCACTCTTTTTGAAATCTACTTTTTTCTACCTTCTATTGACTCACATATAAcacatactccctccgtttcaaaatataggatgttttggagaaattgtttgtttcataatataggatgctttcaaatttcaatgcaacttttagattagtttagtattttatattatgcagtattgtttctgattggttgaagttattaaaagtaaagacttcttaatctgcgtgctttgcttaaaacatcctatattttgaaacggagggagtattagactgtaaaatgattttcaagataaattataactatttttttaattactatctttcaatacttaaatttggattaaaagcatttgattcaatttatgaaatatcaattttttttcttctttttgatcatgttataaaataatatttcacttttaattttatttttcctgtttaaaatcttacaaaaaaaattacagaattttttttatcctaccgtgattttaaattttacttccattctaaaactcaataatatataattacattaaaaaattattctcccataaatttaaaatttacttttattctaaaactcaataatacacaattacataatttttttattctaccataaatttaaaatttacttccatactaaaactcaataatacatttgaaattttaaattatgatgagtttaatagaaaattctaattatattattaccgctaataaaaatttatagtatagttttcttattttaacattttatttattttacataattttatttattatttaaactttctatttattataattaacataaatatgcactaaataaatattttaaatttataagtaaaacaaaatattgctTAGGTGGATGTTTTTGTAGCTagaaatgatgatatataattacaagATCAATGAAGATTCTAGTCATAATTCTTGTCTTCTTGACCtaggaaaatattttatttgtctcttaTAATTATGTGTCTTAACCATATGATGCaaatatatgtaaaagaacTAAGCATAAACGATACTTGAAAGAAAGTTAGGTACGaatagataataatattattccaaATCAGTGTtttacttcatatatatatcgGGTAAATGctctattcttttctttcttttttactttttttttttctggttgaataataaaattagagtcTCGTTAATCCCTATTTTGTTTGCTCCTTGCTTAATGCTTTTTCGAATTATGATCGAGGGGTAGATGTTCTCTATAGATAGAATATTTGATTTTGGAACAACATAATTAGCCATTACAAACGAAGCCGTTGCACTGGTGACGGAAGACATGAAAGGATGTGTGAAAGTTTAGAAGAgtgaagaaattaaaattgaatggTATGCATTATAACATCGGATGGTGAAACGACATGGATCGAGGATTAAGGAGGAGAGAAACGTGTGAAGGTGGACCGTCCTTCACACTATCGTCGCTAAGCTTTATCAGGTTGAATCAATATGATTTAGATATAGTGCTGGGTCTAGAGACTTTGGATCAAATAGTGTTGGGCCTACAGAATTTGGATGAAATCTAATGGATCAGTTTAtcatttttgtaattgtttaaagagcttattaaaatctgtaaggcccacaaaattaaagaagaagaagctgatgtggcagcaccaggagtgaataaagttaactttatatatatagattatagtcACACACACACCTAAACGTTACATTCTAGACAAACATAAGAATTTTTGTTTGCTGAAAATctctgtatttttaaaatactctgtttttagGGCATTTACATTGGTGATACCCACTTAATAAATGTCAAATGAATTTAATAGTTGTTTTtgcaaaataattaaattatagttgtttttttaaattaaaccaatcaaaatgagGCAGGTGGCAAATGGGTGTCAAAAGGATGTCTTAAATTGTCATATTGCAGAGTCACattatctctcttctttttctttttagggaAAAAGATAGTCAGCTACATCAACTATATCACAATACATGATCACACATGCGAACTTTTAAAatgtatactcaactacatgaagtatatgtattgcatggccacatataccaactatatgatgacatgtgctcaacatcacGATCATTTTACTCCGGTACACCGTTCGTCGGAATTCGGTGTTGACCaatattgaccggcgttgaccaatattgaccaacaaaaatattcaaattttttatttttaattttagaaacaaaaataagaaaattcttttattGAATTA
This genomic window contains:
- the LOC104786983 gene encoding geranylgeranyl pyrophosphate synthase 11, chloroplastic-like; the encoded protein is MTTSIHLSSSFLFIQSSVRRYNSISSVNNLQKRTVLSLSSALTSQGDKHMTPLEGNGNDPNSAFDFKSYMIRKAEFVSAALNVSVPLSKPLTIQEAMRYSLLAGGKRVRPLLCIAACELVGGDEATAMSAACAVEMIHTSSLVHDDLPCMDNADLRRGKLTNHKVFGEDMAVLAGDALFALAFEHMTALSSALVVSPKRKVRAVIELAKAIGTKGLVAGQVIDLCSEGLDPDDVGLERLEFIHLHKTAALLEAAVVVGAILGGGTEEEIEKLRKYARCIGLLFQVVDDILDVTKSTDELGKSAGNDVIAGKLTYPRLIGLEKSRELAQKLSKEAEEQLIGFDPNKAVPLVALASYIAGRHN